Sequence from the Pseudocalidococcus azoricus BACA0444 genome:
CGAGATCCCGAAAAATGGCAACAGGAGCGACAACGGCAATTTCCAGGCAGTGAACCCTTTTGGCAGTGTTTAAGCCGCTTATTTGATATTAGTTGGCGATTTCAAGCCCGGGAACCCGTCTTACCTCCCCGCACGGTTTGGGATCTGTCGAAACTATTGGCGGCCGTAAGGCCAGATACCCTCTTAACCATTCCCTTTAGTTTGCTGACGGTGGGAGACCTATTAAACCTGTTTGGCCTGGGGCAAGATGACCGATTGCGGCGCTATTTAGATTTACAACTGAAACTCTATTCCCAAGTGGAGGCCCGTGAAACCGCCCTGTTATATGCAGCCACAGCCCTTGCCATGTCCCAGGCCCCGTTTGGGTTATATCATCTCAAAGGGAGTATGCAGGTTTTAGCGGATCGCTTAAGGGAGGGCCTGGAAAACTTTGGCGGTAAACTCCTGACCCGACACCGTGTCGAAAACATTCACCTCGAACATGGCCAGGCCAAGTCGGTCACAATCCGCAACTTCAAAACAGGAGCAACCTGGATAGAAACCGCCGACCACATTGTTGCTAACACCACAGTGCAAAACCTCAGTCAACTCCTTGGTGAGCAAGCTCCAATCCCTTACAAACAACGGATTGAGAAACTTCCCCCCGCCTCTGGGGCCTTTGTGGTTTATTTGGGGGTTCAAGAAGCTGCCATTCCCAAAGATTGCCCGCCCCATTTACAGTTTTTGTACGATAACGATGGCCCCATTGCTGAGAATAATTCCCTGTTTGTTTCCGTCAGCCAGGCCGGGGATGGACGCGCCCCTGAAGGATGTCGAACGATTATTGCCTCCAGTTTTACGGAGCCGATCTTATGGTGGGGCGATGATGTGAGTTATCAGGCTCGGAAAGAAAACTATACCCAAACTGCCTTAGAACACCTTGGCCGATATTTTCACCTCACCCCAGAGACCATTCGCCACGTTGAAGCTGCTACCCCCAGAACCTTTGCCCGCTATACAGCCCGAGATTTAGGTATTGTGGGTGGTTTGGGTCAGCGTTTGAGTACCTTTGGCCCCTTTGGCCTGGCCACCCGGACTCCCATTTCTCGATTATGGCTGGTGGGGGATTCTGTCCATCCGGGGGAAGGAACAGCGGGGGTGAGTTACGGGGCCTGGACAGTGGTGGAGCAAATTCTGGCAGAGGGGTGATGTGCTGTGAATGAGAATCACACTTGATGAGGTTGAGGTATTTTTAACAACGTCTTGAGGTTTGTATTTTATGACTTTGATTAATATTTCTAAGACTTTAACTACCGACTGGGTTATCTAGCTTGGCCTGGATCACTCATTCAAACCCTAATCATCCATATTTTGCTGAATCTCTTGGCAAATGGCTGTTAATTTCTGCTGATTTTCCGGGGTTGGCTCGGCCAAGTAAGTTAGGAGCGCAAAATCGCGTCGATCCTGATATTGCTTTCTCTCAATCTGGCGTTGCTCTCTCTCAATTTCTCGGTTTCGAGCTTGATTTGCCTGGTCTCTTGCTTGATCCTCTCGGTTTCGAGCCAAATTTCCATTGAACCACTTAAGGCCAAGATCAACCAAAGCCACCAAGAGGGTTGCGGCAAAGGCCCATAGACTCCAGTCTCTAAAGGTTCCGGGGGGGAATTGGGGTGGGAAGTCGGTGGGTTCATAAAACCTGAGAGCTGCTGTGACTGCAATTAAGACTGTTAGGAGTGTATTGGGTAAAATTCCCAAAAACATCAGTAATGACTTTTTCATTATAGTTTAGGGTGCTTCGAGTTTAAGTTCCTCTAGCCAAGGCTCTAAAGCATTGACCTGGGAGATCTCCACAGGCTCATAGGGGCTTAAAAGATTAAGAACATCCTGACCATAACTGCGGTGAATAATCCGAGTATCAAACAAGGCAAGGAGA
This genomic interval carries:
- the crtD gene encoding C-3',4' desaturase CrtD yields the protein MGQRVMVIGAGIGGLTAGALLARRGFDVLVLEQAAVIGGCASTFKRRGFTFDVGATQVAGLEPGGIHHRIFQELELPIPAATFCDPACAVYLPDEREPIQAWRDPEKWQQERQRQFPGSEPFWQCLSRLFDISWRFQAREPVLPPRTVWDLSKLLAAVRPDTLLTIPFSLLTVGDLLNLFGLGQDDRLRRYLDLQLKLYSQVEARETALLYAATALAMSQAPFGLYHLKGSMQVLADRLREGLENFGGKLLTRHRVENIHLEHGQAKSVTIRNFKTGATWIETADHIVANTTVQNLSQLLGEQAPIPYKQRIEKLPPASGAFVVYLGVQEAAIPKDCPPHLQFLYDNDGPIAENNSLFVSVSQAGDGRAPEGCRTIIASSFTEPILWWGDDVSYQARKENYTQTALEHLGRYFHLTPETIRHVEAATPRTFARYTARDLGIVGGLGQRLSTFGPFGLATRTPISRLWLVGDSVHPGEGTAGVSYGAWTVVEQILAEG